The Marinobacter bohaiensis genome segment TGGCCGACGACGGTGCCGGCTATCCCGATGCCATGCTCGACACCACTCGCCAGATCCCCACCAGCATTGATTTCCAGCAGGGCCATACCCGCCTGGGGCTTTTTTTCGCCAGAGAGATCGCGCGCCTTCACCGCAACGGGGATCGCTACGGCTATATTCAACTGAGCAACGGAGGTCCCCTGGGCGGAGGCGTTTTCGAGATCCTGCTGCCCTGAGTTGGCGCCTGCTTGCGTCCTACCGGAAGAGCGGATAACGTTTTTAAAACTCCAGTTCTCGGGTCCATCAGGGGCCCAGCCGTGGTCGGAGCGAATAGACTCGAAGGAGATCTCTATGTCTCGCGGCCAAGCGCTGATTATCGACGATTCCTCCACGGCCCGAATCATCCTCGCCCGACTGCTTGAGAAGGCCGACCTGGATACCCAGGGAGCCGCCTCTGCCGAGGAAGGTTTCCGGATACTTCAGGATGACGTCTTCGATCTGATATTCCTGGACCATTTGTTGCCGGGGCTGAATGGGTTCGAAGCACTCGCCCGTCTCAAGGCCGACCCGGAGACGGCCGACATTCCAGTCTTTATGTACACCTCCCAGAATGCCGAAAAGTACGTCGAAGAGGCCAAGGCACGCGGCGCGGCCGGTGTTATCAGCAAGCAGGTGGATCGCAAGGCCCTGATGGGAATGATCGACTCCATACTTGCCGGCCAGGAAGCCGAAGCACCGTTGCTGCACGAAGCCATCGAGCATGCCAGAGACACCGCAGACCCGGTGTCCGGACGACGCCTCACCGGCCGTCTTGCCACG includes the following:
- a CDS encoding response regulator, which produces MSRGQALIIDDSSTARIILARLLEKADLDTQGAASAEEGFRILQDDVFDLIFLDHLLPGLNGFEALARLKADPETADIPVFMYTSQNAEKYVEEAKARGAAGVISKQVDRKALMGMIDSILAGQEAEAPLLHEAIEHARDTADPVSGRRLTGRLATLEIAYEELHEELRQLRTGQATHRVQKDEANDRRFRRLRLLWLFSAIAFAVILLFYALQMAELQQVVANMNEQFVLIQEIVTDLAGLRGESE